In a single window of the Halobaculum lipolyticum genome:
- a CDS encoding DUF7508 domain-containing protein: MSLRKAWRDLDRATVGAAPDRYGVYELGDADGESVGYAVGVLRDELKEELAYGEAAKVRWTVAESRDHAERLAAERF, encoded by the coding sequence GTGAGCCTCCGGAAGGCGTGGCGCGATCTGGACCGCGCGACCGTCGGGGCGGCGCCCGACCGCTACGGGGTGTACGAACTGGGCGACGCCGACGGCGAGTCCGTCGGCTACGCGGTCGGGGTCCTGCGGGACGAACTCAAAGAGGAGTTGGCGTACGGCGAGGCCGCGAAGGTGCGCTGGACGGTCGCGGAGTCGCGCGACCACGCCGAGCGTCTCGCCGCCGAGCGGTTCTAG
- a CDS encoding shikimate kinase, protein MDGRAAAPGAGTVVNALATGRGSAFALDLETTASVRLDPDATGVTGTIAGAPDGDTTLIERCVERVVGRYGTDEGGRVETDSEVPTAAGLKSSSAAANATVLATLSALGLEVANDPDADVTKTEACRVGVRAAREAGVTVTGAFDDASASMLGGVTVTDNADDDLLAREEPFATHALVWTPPERAYSADADASACERVAPMAALATELALDGDYGRAMTVNGLAFSAALGFPTDPAVEAMATCDGVSLSGTGPSVVAVGGRDDLATVRERWDERDGATRLVETRERGARTL, encoded by the coding sequence ATGGACGGACGTGCCGCCGCGCCCGGAGCGGGCACCGTGGTCAACGCCCTCGCGACGGGGCGGGGGTCGGCGTTCGCGCTGGACCTGGAGACGACGGCGAGCGTGCGGCTCGACCCCGACGCGACCGGCGTGACGGGCACCATCGCGGGCGCCCCGGACGGCGACACGACGCTGATCGAGCGCTGTGTCGAGCGCGTCGTCGGTCGGTACGGCACCGACGAGGGCGGCCGCGTCGAGACCGACAGCGAGGTGCCGACCGCCGCCGGACTCAAGAGTTCCAGCGCCGCCGCGAACGCGACGGTGTTGGCGACCCTGTCGGCGCTGGGGCTGGAGGTGGCGAACGACCCCGACGCCGACGTGACGAAGACGGAGGCGTGCCGGGTCGGCGTGCGCGCCGCGCGCGAGGCCGGCGTCACCGTCACCGGCGCGTTCGACGACGCGAGCGCCTCGATGCTCGGCGGCGTCACCGTCACCGACAACGCCGACGACGACCTGCTCGCGCGCGAGGAGCCGTTCGCCACCCACGCGCTGGTGTGGACGCCGCCCGAGCGCGCCTACTCTGCGGACGCCGACGCGAGCGCCTGCGAGCGCGTCGCGCCGATGGCGGCGCTGGCGACCGAGTTGGCGCTCGACGGCGACTACGGCCGCGCGATGACGGTGAACGGACTGGCGTTCTCGGCGGCGCTGGGGTTCCCGACCGACCCCGCCGTCGAGGCGATGGCCACCTGCGACGGCGTCTCGCTGTCGGGAACCGGCCCGAGCGTCGTCGCCGTCGGCGGCCGCGACGACCTGGCGACGGTCCGCGAGCGGTGGGACGAGCGCGACGGCGCGACCCGGCTGGTCGAGACGCGCGAGCGCGGGGCACGAACGCTGTGA
- a CDS encoding DUF5796 family protein has product MSAPHRNDIAPASVSVALREEGVEVEYLDGRVTFYHGVPQVVAPDDSLTTPPGKETHVLVTDPTETEGVLLYVNDLKTHDDILEQTGVGRVVLGEGDEEELFPGVVARRPGGRRTVIEADPAVAGGRVFAFVEDDWGEDSYEFVAADDDTDGSDFGDRAGDDAGE; this is encoded by the coding sequence ATGAGCGCCCCCCACCGCAACGACATCGCCCCCGCGAGCGTCTCGGTCGCCCTCCGCGAGGAGGGCGTCGAGGTCGAGTACCTCGACGGCCGCGTGACGTTCTACCACGGCGTCCCGCAGGTGGTCGCCCCCGACGACTCGCTCACGACGCCGCCGGGCAAGGAGACGCACGTGCTCGTCACCGACCCGACCGAGACCGAGGGCGTGTTGCTGTACGTGAACGACCTCAAGACCCACGACGACATCCTCGAACAGACCGGCGTCGGGCGCGTCGTCCTCGGCGAGGGCGACGAGGAGGAGCTGTTCCCCGGCGTCGTCGCCCGCCGGCCGGGCGGCCGGCGCACCGTGATCGAGGCCGACCCCGCGGTCGCCGGCGGGCGCGTGTTCGCCTTCGTCGAGGACGACTGGGGCGAGGACAGCTACGAGTTCGTCGCCGCGGACGACGACACGGACGGGAGCGACTTCGGTGACCGCGCCGGCGACGACGCGGGGGAGTGA
- a CDS encoding chorismate mutase — translation MSYEDTDETAAELEGMNLDELREEIAEIDRDLVELIARRTYVADTIAGVKERRDLPTTDETQEQAVMDRAGANAERFEVDSNLVKAIFRLLIELNKVEQRESR, via the coding sequence ATGAGCTACGAGGACACCGACGAGACGGCCGCGGAGTTGGAGGGGATGAACTTGGACGAGTTACGCGAGGAGATCGCCGAGATCGACCGCGACCTCGTCGAACTGATCGCGCGACGCACCTACGTCGCGGACACCATCGCGGGCGTCAAGGAGCGACGCGACCTGCCGACGACCGACGAGACCCAAGAGCAGGCGGTGATGGACCGCGCCGGCGCCAACGCCGAGCGCTTCGAGGTCGACTCGAACCTCGTGAAAGCGATCTTCCGGCTGCTCATCGAGTTGAACAAGGTGGAGCAGCGAGAGAGCCGGTAA
- a CDS encoding luciferase family protein yields MTPDRAAVTETVDRLIDEVGSWPHVTVAEHRFGGTEFRVGPREIGHVHAWGMLDVAYLRALRDALIAEGHTGVHHLLTESGWTTYRIGAAEEFDHARWLLRLSYLYHVAVLQKTPAGAEELGDVDVEAELAALDPSEKVRAAFERRAA; encoded by the coding sequence ATGACACCCGACCGCGCCGCGGTGACGGAGACCGTCGACCGACTGATCGACGAGGTCGGCTCGTGGCCGCACGTGACCGTCGCCGAGCACCGCTTCGGCGGGACGGAGTTCCGCGTCGGCCCGCGGGAGATCGGCCACGTCCACGCGTGGGGGATGCTCGACGTCGCCTACCTCCGGGCGCTGCGCGACGCGCTGATCGCGGAGGGACACACCGGCGTCCACCACCTGCTGACGGAGTCCGGGTGGACGACGTACCGCATCGGCGCCGCCGAGGAGTTCGACCACGCCCGCTGGCTCCTCCGGCTCTCGTACCTGTACCACGTCGCTGTCCTCCAGAAGACGCCGGCCGGCGCCGAGGAACTCGGGGACGTGGACGTGGAGGCGGAGCTGGCGGCGTTGGATCCGAGCGAGAAAGTTCGCGCCGCCTTCGAGCGACGCGCCGCGTGA
- a CDS encoding DUF7128 family protein → MVTATERDEMTWYQCEACGLLFDDPDDAEQHEEHCDAEDPSYLQ, encoded by the coding sequence ATGGTCACGGCAACGGAACGTGACGAGATGACCTGGTACCAGTGTGAGGCGTGCGGCCTGCTGTTCGACGACCCGGACGACGCCGAGCAGCACGAGGAACACTGTGACGCGGAAGACCCGTCGTACCTCCAGTGA
- a CDS encoding LysE family translocator — protein MLGFSIAAPVGPIGVLCIQRTLSEGRLSGLVSGLGAASADAVYGAVAGFGITALSSLLLDHRTGIRIGGGLLLLALGVRSFRAEPAETAATASDAHGLAGDYGSTFLLTITNPVTILAFVGVFTGLGVGVSGDYLDAAVLVAGVFLGSALWWLALSTGVSRFRSRFTPTATRRVNRLAGAVVVAFGLLAIGGAL, from the coding sequence GTGCTGGGCTTCTCGATCGCGGCCCCCGTCGGCCCGATCGGCGTGCTCTGCATCCAGCGAACGCTTTCTGAGGGCCGTCTCTCGGGACTCGTCAGCGGTCTCGGAGCGGCGTCCGCCGACGCCGTGTACGGGGCGGTCGCGGGGTTCGGGATCACGGCGCTGTCGTCGCTGCTCCTCGATCACCGAACGGGGATCCGGATCGGGGGCGGACTCCTCCTGCTGGCGCTCGGCGTCCGATCGTTCCGTGCCGAGCCGGCGGAGACGGCGGCGACCGCCTCGGACGCGCACGGGCTGGCCGGCGACTACGGGTCGACGTTCCTGCTGACGATAACGAACCCGGTGACGATCCTCGCCTTCGTCGGCGTCTTCACCGGGTTGGGGGTCGGGGTGTCGGGGGACTACCTCGACGCGGCCGTCCTCGTCGCCGGCGTCTTCCTCGGCTCGGCGCTGTGGTGGCTCGCTCTGAGTACCGGGGTGAGTCGCTTCCGGTCCCGATTCACGCCCACGGCCACGCGTCGCGTGAACCGACTGGCGGGCGCGGTCGTCGTCGCCTTCGGCCTGCTCGCTATCGGGGGCGCGCTCTGA